A stretch of DNA from Catenulispora acidiphila DSM 44928:
ACGGGCCCATGACGGCGACAGCCTCGCCCTGGCGGATGTGCAGGGTGACGCCGTCGAGGGCGGCGGTGTCCCCGAAGTCCTTGCGGATGGCGTCGAGGCGGACGATCGGCCCGGCGGGCCCGGAGGCGGATCCGGACTCGGACACGGACGCGGACACGGACGCGGGCTCGACGGGCCCGGAGGTCCCTGCGGACTCGGCGGCGGTAGCGGTCATGTGATCAACGTAAGGTGGGGCGGCACCGCGGCGGATCGGTCCGTGGTGGTAATCGTCCGGGCCTCTCATCCTGGAGATGTAGACATGCTGTGGGTGCTGGTGGGGGCGCTGCTCGTGGCAGGCGCGGCGGGCGCGGCCGCGAGCCGGCTAGCGGTGCTCCTCCGCCGCGAACGCGGGAGGTACACCCGCGCCATCGAGGAGCGCGGCTGGCTGCTGGAACGCGAGCGGGAGAGCGCCGCGCAGCAGGCCGTGGACCTCGAGCGGTCACGGATCGCCCGGGAGCTGCACGACATCGTCAGCCACAACGTGAGCATGATGCTGATTCAGGCCGGCGCGGCCCGGCAGGTGCTGGCAGCCGCCCCGGCGCAGAGCGCGACCGCCGAGGAACCGGCTGCGTCCGGAGTCGCCGAAGACGCGCTGCTGGCCGTGGAGAGCGCGGGTCGCGCGACCATGACCGAGCTGCGGCACCTGCTCGGCGTCCTGGCTCCGGCGGCGGACGGCCGCGACCAGCCCGGCGCCGGCGCCGATCCCGCCCTGGCGCCGCAGCCGACCCTGTCCCGGCTCTCAGCACTCGTCGACAAGATCGCCTTCGCCGGGCTGCCGGTGGACGCCCGCATCTCCGGCGAGCCGCGTCCGCTGCCCGGCGGCATCGACTCGACCGCGTACCGGATCGTGCAGGAAGCCCTGACCAACGCCCTCAAGCACGGCGGCCGCGACGCCGCGCTGACCATCCGCTACGACGACCGCTACCTGCGCATCGAGATCCTCACCGCGGGCCACGGCTCGCTGGACGAGGTCGGCACCGAACCCGCACCTCGCGGCGGCGAGAGGATCGGTACCGGCCGCGGCCTGACGGGCTTGAAGGAACGCGTCGCGGTCTACGGCGGCGACCTCGACGCCCGGCGGCGCCTCGGCGGTGGTTTCCGGGTCCGCGCGAAGATACCTTTGGACGAACCATGAATCCCCGAGTCCTGATAGCCGACGACCAGGTCCTGGTCCGCACCGGTTTCCGCATGATCCTGACCGCCAACGGCATCGAGGTCGCCGGCGAGGCCTCCGACGGACTCGAGGCGGTCGAAGCCGCCGCGCGGCTGAAGCCCGACGTGGTCCTGATGGACATCCGCATGCCGAACCTGGACGGCCTGGAGGCGGCGCGCCGGATCCTGGCCGCCGACCCGGCGATCCGGATCCTCATGCTCACCACGTTCGATCTGGACAAGTACGTCTACGACGCGCTGGCCGCCGGCGCCTCCGGCTTCCTGCTGAAGGACGTCACCCCCGAGCACCTGGTCGCCAGCGTGCGACTGGTCGACACCGGGGACGCGCTGCTGGCGCCGTCGATCACGCGGCGGCTGGTGGAGAAGTTCGCGGCGCCGCCCGCCGAGGACGCGGGCGGCGCGAAGGCGTCCCCAGCGGTCCACCGCGACCTGGCGGCGCTGACGCCGCGCGAGCGGGAGATCCTGGCGCTGATGGGACGCGGGCTGTCGAACACCGAGCTCGCGGCACGTCTGGTGCTGTCGGAAGCGACCGTGAAGACCCATGTCGCCCACATCTTTACCAAACTGTCACTCCGCGACCGGGCGCAGGCTGTGGTGGTCGCTTACGAGACCGGGCTGGTCGCGCCCGGGGACGGGGACTGAGTCCGCCTGGGCTGCGCGTTCTCTTCCTCTTCTAGAGGAAAGATCCCAGCTTCTTAAGGGAAGACCCCCTACTTACCCGGTCCTCTACTCCGCGGCGAAGTCGCTGGGCACCTCGTCCATCGCGCCGCTTCCGACGGTCCCGTCTTCCGCAGGCCACCAGCGTGCACGGACCATGTCGACCCGGCCGCCGTCGGGCTTCAGCGGGGTGCCCTCCTCGCGGTAGTTGGCCAGCGCCTCGCGCTCGTGCCCGGGCAGGAAACCGCCGTCGCTGCGCACCACGCGCCACCACGGGGACCCGCCGCCGTACTTGGCCATGGCCGTCCCGACCTGGCGCGGACCGCCCTCGCCGAGCCATTCGGCGACCTCGCCGTAGGCCATCACCCGGCCTGGCGGGATCCGGTCCACCACGTCGAACACCCGCTCCACGTACGGAGGCAGTTCGGGTGGTTTGGTCACGTCCATCACTCCTGTCGAGGTAATCCGCCGTGCCCGGGGGAACCCCCTCGTGGGACGATCAACCACAGTCGCCGCACTCGCGGGGCGCCAGGGACTATCGTCCTTGTGTCCGGCACGGCGCAAGACGACTACAAGAGCAGAAGACAGGTGGACAGTGGCAGGGGAGCCCGGCACCGCCTCGCCGGCCCGACCAGGTCCGGTCGAGGCCGCCACGCCTGCCGTCAGCCTGCCCTCCGCCGGGTCGGGCGGCCCCGGTACGCCGCGGGAATCCGGAACCGAGGATAGCTCAGGCCCGCTCGGCGCGCGCCTGCTGAATCCCGGTTCGGCGCTGCCCGCGCCGGTCATCGACGAACCCCCAGAGCCACGCCGCATACGGCGCCCGGCGGACCTGCTCCGCGCGGTGGCCAGCTTCGTGTTCATGCTCCTGTTCTTCCTCATCGGGATGGTCGCCGGCGGCACCACCCGAGGCGCGGAATCGGACATCTCCAAGCTGTCCGCCGACCAGAAACTCCCGTTGGGTCTCGTACTGGCGGTGACGTCGATTCTGCTCGCGGTGGTTCCCATCGTGCTGGCGATCGACCGGTTGCTGCGGCGCGACTCCCGGCGCGTGGTGGACTCGGTGCTGGCCGCGGCGATGGCCTACCTGGCCGCGGTCGGGCTGAACGCCATCGTCTCCTCGCCGCACACGCCGAAGGCCATCCGCGACGCGCTGACGCTGCCGACCAACGCCGCCGGGGACACCGCGGCGTTCCACATCTACCTGACGACCGTCGTGGCGTATCTGACGATCATCGGGTTCTCCAACCGGCACAACTTCCAGACCGCGACCTGGATCGCGCTGATCGCCTACGGCGTGGTCACCCTGATCCAGGGCGACGCGACGATCATCAGCCTGGCCGAGACCGTGCTGCTGGGCCGCCTGGTGGCCTTCGGCTGGCGCTGGGCCCGCGGGGTGATCAACGACCGGCCCACCGGCGAGGCGGTCCATCAAGCTCTGTCCGACGCCCGGCTGGACCCGCTGTCGTGCCGCCGCGTGCCGGACACCGAGGACGTGCGGCGCTACGCGGTGGCCACCGCCGGACACGGCGACGTCGACGCCATCGTGCTGGACCGCGACCAGCAGGCAGCCGGACTGGTCTACCGGCTCTACCGCCGCGCCCGGCTGCGCGGCCCGGCGCAGCGCCGCAACCTGCTGAGCCTGCGCCGCATGCTGGAGCAGGAGGCGCTGATGTCCTACGCGGTCACCGCCGCCGACATCCGCACCCCCCGGCTGCTGGCCGTGCGCGACCTCGGACCGGACACCGGCATGCTGGCCTACGAGCTGGTCCCGGGCCGCACCCTGGAGCAGTTGGAGGAGGGCGAACTCACCGACGAGCTGCTCAGCCAGCTCTGGTCGATGCTCGCCGAGCTCCACGAGCACCAGCTGGCGCACCGCCGGCTGTCGGCGCACGCCTTCCTGATCGACGACGACGGCCAGCCCTGGCTGACCGACCTGCGCCTCGGCGAGGTCGCGGCGGGCACGCTGTCGCGCCGCCTGGACACCGCCGAGATGCTGACCGTGACCAGCCTGTACTTCGGCCACGAGCGCAGCGTCGCCGCCGGCGTGGCCCGCCTCGGCGAGGACAACGTCGCCGCGGCCCTGCCGATGCTGCAACCGGTGATCCTGACCCGCAACACCCGCGCCGCACTGAAGAAGTCGAAGGGACTGCTGAACAACCTCCAGGAGGCGGTCCAGGCACTGCACCCCTCGGTCGAGCCGGAGCCGGTGAAGCTGGAGCGGTTCGGCCCGCGCGCCCTGTTCTCCGCGGTCGGCCTGTCCCTCGCGGCGTACCTGCTGCTGGCGTCGAACTACTCCTGGTCCGGCCTCACCGCCGTGAACTGGTGGTGGACCGCCGCAGTGGCGCTGGCCTCGGTCGCGACGTACGTCGCCGCAGCAATGGCCCTGGACGGCTTCGTCCCAGAGAAGCTGAGCTGGGGACGCACGATCCTGTCCCAGGTGGCGGCCTCCTTCGTCACCCTGGTCGCCCCGGCAGCAGTCGGCGGCGTCGCGGTGAACACGCGCTACCTCCAGCGCACCGGCCTCCCGACCCGCGCAGCGGTGACAGCAGTCGGCGCCCAGCAGATCATGGGCCTGGTCCAGCACCTCCTGCTGATCCTGATCTTCGGCGTCATCGCCGGCAGCTCCGGAGACAACAGCGGCGGCGGCTCCCACGCCTCCAGCGCCACCCTGATCGCCATCATCCTGGCCCTGGCCCTCCTGGTCCTCCTGATCGCGACCATCCCCCAACTCCGCCGCTTCGCTGTGAACCGCCTCCGCCCCCTCGTAGCCGGCATCCTCCCCCGCCTGATGGACGTCGCCCAGAACCCCATCAAGCTCGCCCGAGGCCTCGGCGGCACCGTGATCCTCTCCCTCCTCTACATCTTCGCCCTCTGGGCCTCCATCCAGGCCGCCGCCACAGACGACCGAGCAGCCAAAATCAACTTCGCCGTCGTAGCAGTGGTCTTCCTCACCGCCCAAGCCGCCGGCTCCATCGTCCCCACCCCCGGCGGCGTAGGCGGCGTAGAAGGCGCCCTCATCGGCGCCCTGACCACCTTCGGCCGCCTCGACACCGGCCTGGCCACCACAGCCGTCCTGCTGTTCCGCCTCATGACCTTCTGGCTGCCGGTCCTACCCGGCTGGATCGCGTACAACTACATGACGAGGCGTGGGGAGCTGTAGCTCCAGCTCTGATCGAGTCGGTCACGAAACTCAAGAAGAAGTCGGCCGCCGCCTCACGAGTGAGGCGGCGGCCGACTTCTTGGCAAAGCGCGACGATCAGGCCAATCAGTACGAAGGCTTCTCCGGCTCGATCTGGTTCACCCAAGCCAGCACGCCGCCGCCGACGTGGACGGCGTCCTTGTAGCCTGCCGCGTGGACGACGGCGAGGGCTTCGGCGCTGCGCACGCCGCTCTTGCAGTGGAGGACGATGCGCTTGGTCGGGTCGAGCTTCTCCAGGGCGGTGCCCATGAGGAACTCGCCCTTGGGGATCAGGGTGGCGCCGGGGATGTTGACGATCTCGTACTCGTTGGGCTCGCGGACGTCGATGAGCTGGATCTTCTCGTCGGTGTCGAGCCACTCCTTGAGCTGGGTGACGGTGATGGTCGAGTCCTTGGCCGCGTCGGCCGCCTCTTCGGAGATGGCGCCGCAGAAGGCCTCGTAGTCGATCAGCTCGGTGACGGTCGGGTGCTCGCCGCAGACCGCGCAGTCGGGGTCCTTGCGGACCTTCACCTGGCGGTAGGTCATCTCCAGGGCGTCGTAGATCATCAGGCGGCCGACCAGCGGTTCGCCGATGCCGGCCAGGAGCTTGATGGCCTCGTTCACCTGGATGGAGCCGATGGAGGCGCACAGGACGCCCAGGACGCCGCCCTCGGCGCAGCTGGGGACCATGCCCGGCGGCGGGGGCTCGGGGTACAGGCAGCGGTAGCACGGTCCGTACTCGGACCAGAAGACCGAGGCCTGGCCGTCGAAGCGGTAGATCGAGCCCCAGACGTAGGGCTTGTTCAGCAGGACGCAGGCGTCGTTGACCAGGTAGCGGGTCGCGAAGTTGTCCGTGCCGTCGACGATCAGGTCGTACTGCGCGAACAGCTCCATCACGTTCGTGGAGTCCAGGCGCTCCTCGTGCAGGTTGACCCGCACCAGGGGGTTGATCTCCGTGATCGAGTCGCGCGCGGACTCGGCCTTGGAGCGGCCGATGTCGCTCTGGCCGTGGATGACCTGGCGCTGCAGGTTGGACTCGTCGACCACGTCGAACTCGACGATGCCCAGCGTGCCGACGCCGGCGGCGGCCAGGTACAGCAGCGTCGGGGAGCCCAGCCCTCCGGCGCCGACGCACAGGACCTTGGCGTTCTTCAGCCGCTTCTGGCCGGCCATGCCCACGTCGGGGATGATCAGGTGGCGCGAGTAGCGGCGCACCTCTTCCACGGTCAGGTCGGCGGCCGGCTCGACCAGCGGGGGTAGGTTGCTCACAACAGCTCCCAGAGAA
This window harbors:
- a CDS encoding sensor histidine kinase, with amino-acid sequence MLWVLVGALLVAGAAGAAASRLAVLLRRERGRYTRAIEERGWLLERERESAAQQAVDLERSRIARELHDIVSHNVSMMLIQAGAARQVLAAAPAQSATAEEPAASGVAEDALLAVESAGRATMTELRHLLGVLAPAADGRDQPGAGADPALAPQPTLSRLSALVDKIAFAGLPVDARISGEPRPLPGGIDSTAYRIVQEALTNALKHGGRDAALTIRYDDRYLRIEILTAGHGSLDEVGTEPAPRGGERIGTGRGLTGLKERVAVYGGDLDARRRLGGGFRVRAKIPLDEP
- a CDS encoding response regulator, with protein sequence MNPRVLIADDQVLVRTGFRMILTANGIEVAGEASDGLEAVEAAARLKPDVVLMDIRMPNLDGLEAARRILAADPAIRILMLTTFDLDKYVYDALAAGASGFLLKDVTPEHLVASVRLVDTGDALLAPSITRRLVEKFAAPPAEDAGGAKASPAVHRDLAALTPREREILALMGRGLSNTELAARLVLSEATVKTHVAHIFTKLSLRDRAQAVVVAYETGLVAPGDGD
- a CDS encoding MGMT family protein, which translates into the protein MDVTKPPELPPYVERVFDVVDRIPPGRVMAYGEVAEWLGEGGPRQVGTAMAKYGGGSPWWRVVRSDGGFLPGHEREALANYREEGTPLKPDGGRVDMVRARWWPAEDGTVGSGAMDEVPSDFAAE
- a CDS encoding lysylphosphatidylglycerol synthase transmembrane domain-containing protein; this encodes MAGEPGTASPARPGPVEAATPAVSLPSAGSGGPGTPRESGTEDSSGPLGARLLNPGSALPAPVIDEPPEPRRIRRPADLLRAVASFVFMLLFFLIGMVAGGTTRGAESDISKLSADQKLPLGLVLAVTSILLAVVPIVLAIDRLLRRDSRRVVDSVLAAAMAYLAAVGLNAIVSSPHTPKAIRDALTLPTNAAGDTAAFHIYLTTVVAYLTIIGFSNRHNFQTATWIALIAYGVVTLIQGDATIISLAETVLLGRLVAFGWRWARGVINDRPTGEAVHQALSDARLDPLSCRRVPDTEDVRRYAVATAGHGDVDAIVLDRDQQAAGLVYRLYRRARLRGPAQRRNLLSLRRMLEQEALMSYAVTAADIRTPRLLAVRDLGPDTGMLAYELVPGRTLEQLEEGELTDELLSQLWSMLAELHEHQLAHRRLSAHAFLIDDDGQPWLTDLRLGEVAAGTLSRRLDTAEMLTVTSLYFGHERSVAAGVARLGEDNVAAALPMLQPVILTRNTRAALKKSKGLLNNLQEAVQALHPSVEPEPVKLERFGPRALFSAVGLSLAAYLLLASNYSWSGLTAVNWWWTAAVALASVATYVAAAMALDGFVPEKLSWGRTILSQVAASFVTLVAPAAVGGVAVNTRYLQRTGLPTRAAVTAVGAQQIMGLVQHLLLILIFGVIAGSSGDNSGGGSHASSATLIAIILALALLVLLIATIPQLRRFAVNRLRPLVAGILPRLMDVAQNPIKLARGLGGTVILSLLYIFALWASIQAAATDDRAAKINFAVVAVVFLTAQAAGSIVPTPGGVGGVEGALIGALTTFGRLDTGLATTAVLLFRLMTFWLPVLPGWIAYNYMTRRGEL
- the moeZ gene encoding adenylyltransferase/sulfurtransferase MoeZ, encoding MSNLPPLVEPAADLTVEEVRRYSRHLIIPDVGMAGQKRLKNAKVLCVGAGGLGSPTLLYLAAAGVGTLGIVEFDVVDESNLQRQVIHGQSDIGRSKAESARDSITEINPLVRVNLHEERLDSTNVMELFAQYDLIVDGTDNFATRYLVNDACVLLNKPYVWGSIYRFDGQASVFWSEYGPCYRCLYPEPPPPGMVPSCAEGGVLGVLCASIGSIQVNEAIKLLAGIGEPLVGRLMIYDALEMTYRQVKVRKDPDCAVCGEHPTVTELIDYEAFCGAISEEAADAAKDSTITVTQLKEWLDTDEKIQLIDVREPNEYEIVNIPGATLIPKGEFLMGTALEKLDPTKRIVLHCKSGVRSAEALAVVHAAGYKDAVHVGGGVLAWVNQIEPEKPSY